Proteins encoded within one genomic window of Amycolatopsis nigrescens CSC17Ta-90:
- a CDS encoding DUF2332 domain-containing protein, producing the protein MGQGLDEIKQRLRAFAEHETAGVSPLYEHLAGKAAEDDEVAGLLTTAAPGEARGTLLMAVAHRLIQADPIHPLSRYYPSLGGFDGVDGETWPLFREFLLERADKARALIEARYTQTNEVRRAALLYPAVAMAAKQAGGPVGLLEVGCSAGLLLGMDKYGYRYQCDGGEQLVAGPAKAAVGLHCSIELGEGAALPKVPKKLAIAAKIGLDRAPVDAGDEDELAWLEACVWADQPDRIRLLRTAAAAQRKDPPELVAGDAVADLAATVRRLPADLPLVLLTSHILTYIPQELRLRFLAEVEKLAAERPLWWVSQEAYEAALKYVLPGRDELAFRATGQSVLGLVHYSGGKPAADLLAQTAPHGQRMTWLA; encoded by the coding sequence ATGGGCCAGGGGCTGGACGAGATCAAGCAGCGGCTGCGCGCGTTCGCCGAGCACGAGACGGCCGGGGTGTCCCCGCTCTACGAGCACCTGGCGGGCAAGGCGGCCGAGGACGACGAGGTCGCCGGGCTGCTCACCACCGCGGCACCGGGCGAGGCGCGCGGCACGCTGCTGATGGCGGTCGCGCACCGGCTGATCCAGGCCGACCCGATCCACCCGCTGTCCCGCTACTACCCGTCGCTGGGCGGGTTCGACGGGGTGGACGGCGAGACCTGGCCGCTGTTCCGCGAGTTCCTGCTGGAGCGGGCGGACAAGGCGCGGGCGCTGATCGAGGCCAGGTACACGCAGACCAACGAGGTGCGCCGGGCCGCGCTGCTCTACCCCGCGGTGGCGATGGCGGCCAAGCAGGCCGGCGGGCCGGTCGGGCTGCTCGAGGTCGGTTGCAGCGCGGGGCTGCTGCTCGGGATGGACAAGTACGGCTACCGGTACCAGTGCGACGGCGGTGAGCAGCTGGTCGCCGGCCCGGCCAAGGCCGCCGTCGGGCTGCACTGCTCGATCGAGCTAGGCGAGGGCGCGGCGCTGCCCAAGGTGCCGAAGAAGCTCGCCATCGCGGCGAAGATCGGGCTGGACCGGGCCCCGGTGGACGCCGGGGACGAGGACGAGCTGGCCTGGCTGGAGGCGTGTGTCTGGGCCGACCAGCCGGACCGGATCCGGCTGCTGCGCACCGCGGCCGCGGCACAGCGCAAGGATCCGCCGGAGCTGGTCGCCGGGGACGCGGTGGCCGACCTGGCGGCGACCGTCCGGCGGCTGCCCGCGGACCTGCCGCTGGTCCTGCTGACCAGTCACATCCTGACCTACATTCCGCAGGAGCTGAGGCTTCGTTTCCTTGCGGAGGTGGAAAAACTGGCCGCTGAACGTCCACTGTGGTGGGTCAGCCAGGAGGCGTACGAGGCGGCGCTGAAGTACGTGCTGCCCGGTCGCGACGAGCTGGCCTTCCGTGCCACCGGGCAGAGCGTGCTCGGCCTGGTGCACTACTCCGGCGGCAAACCCGCCGCCGACCTACTGGCCCAGACCGCTCCACACGGCCAGCGCATGACCTGGCTCGCCTGA
- a CDS encoding chromosome partitioning protein ParB yields MNAKDTGFPRADAEHDFLRARRRQVLSRLATWLRREPDDVNIMLPFHEVVDALGYLSERRIGLRVIRLDSIVGSVDRGRDFDRRFRPTSGRVRQRWERLALAARRGEEIPPIEVYRIGELHFISDGHHRVSVAHALGLSTIEAYVTEVRTKLNPAGIRYRGDLIVKDYRRLFLERVPLTGQARAAIIVSDPWNYAHLGEHIEAWGFRLMQDEGAFLDRATVAQRWYDEEYVPVVGMLRQADLVGDRTEAEAYMWVAGERYRLIRTHRWDDDVIETLRSRR; encoded by the coding sequence ATGAACGCCAAGGACACTGGTTTCCCGCGCGCGGACGCGGAACACGACTTCCTTCGCGCGCGCCGCCGTCAGGTGCTGTCCCGGCTGGCGACCTGGCTGCGCCGCGAGCCGGACGACGTGAACATCATGCTGCCGTTCCACGAGGTGGTGGACGCGCTCGGCTACCTCAGCGAGCGGCGGATCGGGCTGCGGGTGATCCGGCTGGACTCGATCGTGGGCAGCGTGGACCGCGGCCGCGACTTCGACCGCCGGTTCCGGCCCACTTCCGGCCGGGTGCGGCAGCGGTGGGAGCGTCTCGCGCTGGCCGCCCGGCGCGGCGAGGAGATCCCGCCGATCGAGGTGTACCGGATCGGCGAACTGCACTTCATCTCCGACGGCCACCACCGGGTCTCCGTGGCGCACGCGCTCGGACTGTCCACAATAGAGGCTTATGTCACCGAGGTGCGGACCAAGCTGAACCCGGCCGGCATCCGCTACCGCGGTGATCTGATCGTCAAGGACTACCGGCGGCTCTTCCTGGAACGCGTTCCGCTGACCGGCCAGGCCCGCGCCGCGATCATCGTCTCCGACCCGTGGAACTACGCCCACCTCGGCGAGCACATCGAAGCGTGGGGTTTCCGGCTGATGCAGGACGAAGGCGCGTTCCTGGATCGCGCGACGGTGGCCCAGCGCTGGTACGACGAGGAGTACGTGCCGGTGGTCGGCATGCTGCGCCAGGCCGACCTGGTCGGCGACCGCACCGAGGCCGAGGCGTACATGTGGGTCGCCGGCGAGCGCTACCGGCTGATCCGCACCCACCGCTGGGACGACGACGTCATCGAAACCCTCCGCTCCCGCCGCTGA
- a CDS encoding MaoC family dehydratase: MQFGRYYEEFEVGAVYKHWPGKTVTEYDDHLFCLITMNHHPLHLDSHYAQETTDFGKNVVVGNYVYSLLLGMSVPDISGKAIANLEVESLKHVKPTFHGDTIYGETEVLDKTPSKSKDDRGVVYVETRGYKQDGLIVCTFRRKVMVPKRSYGESRGGEQPGRPVPHE; encoded by the coding sequence GTGCAGTTCGGGCGCTACTACGAGGAGTTCGAGGTCGGCGCGGTGTACAAGCACTGGCCTGGCAAGACGGTGACCGAGTACGACGACCACCTGTTCTGCCTGATCACGATGAACCACCATCCGCTGCACCTGGATTCGCACTACGCGCAGGAGACCACCGACTTCGGCAAGAACGTGGTGGTCGGCAACTACGTCTACTCGCTGCTGCTGGGCATGTCCGTGCCGGACATCTCCGGGAAGGCGATCGCGAACCTGGAGGTCGAGTCGCTCAAGCACGTGAAGCCGACCTTCCACGGCGATACCATCTACGGTGAGACCGAGGTGCTGGACAAGACCCCGTCGAAGTCCAAGGACGACCGCGGCGTGGTGTACGTGGAAACTCGCGGGTACAAGCAGGACGGGCTGATCGTCTGCACCTTCCGCCGCAAGGTGATGGTGCCGAAGCGTTCCTACGGCGAATCGCGCGGCGGTGAGCAGCCCGGCCGTCCCGTCCCGCACGAGTAA
- a CDS encoding metallophosphoesterase family protein, with the protein MLRALVVADEVDECLWAGAARECSVDLVLGAGDLPYSYLEFLAGAVDRPCVFVPGNHDPDLTGFTRYGGLSMRDGFPATWPGPAGGINADGRVVDVAGLRIAGLGGSVRYNDGPNQWTQKQQARRARRLVRSAKRKRRRDGHGVDVLLTHAPPLGVGDREDPPHRGFHCLHRTVQELQPEWLLHGHIHPYGEHLPEHRMGRTRVRNVVGKQIMEF; encoded by the coding sequence ATGCTCCGCGCGCTGGTGGTCGCCGACGAGGTCGACGAGTGCCTGTGGGCCGGTGCGGCCCGCGAGTGCTCGGTCGACCTCGTGCTCGGCGCCGGCGACCTGCCGTACTCGTACCTGGAGTTCCTTGCCGGCGCGGTGGACCGGCCGTGCGTGTTCGTGCCCGGCAACCACGACCCGGACCTGACCGGCTTCACCCGGTACGGCGGACTGTCCATGCGGGACGGTTTCCCGGCGACATGGCCGGGCCCTGCCGGCGGGATCAACGCGGACGGCAGGGTGGTGGACGTGGCCGGGCTGCGGATCGCCGGGCTCGGCGGTTCGGTCCGCTACAACGACGGGCCGAACCAATGGACGCAGAAGCAACAGGCCCGCCGTGCCAGGCGGCTGGTCCGCTCGGCGAAGCGCAAGCGCCGCCGGGACGGGCACGGGGTGGACGTCCTGCTCACGCACGCTCCCCCGCTCGGCGTCGGCGATCGCGAAGATCCGCCGCACCGCGGTTTCCACTGTCTGCACCGGACGGTCCAGGAACTGCAGCCGGAATGGTTGCTGCACGGGCATATCCATCCGTACGGCGAGCATCTCCCGGAGCATCGGATGGGCCGCACCCGGGTCCGCAACGTGGTCGGCAAGCAGATCATGGAGTTCTGA
- a CDS encoding PHP domain-containing protein has product MRIDLHAHSTASDGTDSPAELVAAAAGAGLDVVALTDHDTTAGWGPATDALPPGLTLVPGAELSCVADEQGRGISVHLLAYLFDPASAAIVAEQQRLRSERRARLRTMAMRMAADGLPVDPDEIFALLPEDAPAGRPHLAQALVRAGLVKTVDEAFAEYLSNGRGYYVARQDTPVETAIEMITAAGGVTVLAHPYAYSRGWTVSAETIAKMAGHGLTGIEVDHPTHDPAARTELRGLASELGLLRTGSSDYHGTNKTIGLGDETTDPEEFEALAGKASGANVRVG; this is encoded by the coding sequence ATGCGCATCGACCTGCACGCCCATTCGACGGCCTCCGACGGCACGGACAGCCCTGCCGAGCTGGTGGCCGCGGCCGCCGGTGCCGGACTCGACGTCGTCGCCCTCACCGATCACGACACCACCGCCGGCTGGGGGCCGGCGACCGACGCGCTGCCGCCGGGGCTGACCCTGGTGCCCGGCGCGGAGCTTTCCTGCGTCGCCGACGAGCAGGGTCGCGGGATCAGCGTGCACCTGCTCGCCTACCTGTTCGACCCGGCCTCGGCGGCGATCGTCGCCGAGCAGCAGCGGTTGCGCAGCGAGCGGCGGGCCCGGCTGCGCACGATGGCGATGCGGATGGCCGCGGACGGGCTGCCGGTGGACCCGGACGAGATCTTCGCCCTGTTGCCCGAGGACGCCCCGGCCGGGCGCCCGCACCTGGCGCAGGCGCTGGTCCGCGCGGGGCTGGTGAAGACCGTGGACGAGGCTTTCGCGGAGTACCTGAGCAACGGCCGCGGTTACTACGTGGCGCGGCAGGACACGCCGGTGGAGACCGCGATCGAGATGATCACCGCGGCCGGCGGGGTCACCGTGCTCGCGCACCCGTACGCGTATTCGCGCGGATGGACCGTCTCCGCGGAGACCATCGCGAAGATGGCCGGGCACGGGCTGACCGGGATCGAGGTCGACCACCCGACGCACGATCCGGCCGCCAGAACCGAACTGCGCGGGCTGGCGAGCGAGCTGGGCCTGCTGCGCACCGGGTCCAGCGACTACCACGGCACGAACAAGACCATCGGCCTCGGGGACGAGACCACCGATCCGGAGGAGTTCGAAGCGCTGGCCGGCAAGGCGTCCGGCGCCAACGTCCGGGTGGGCTGA
- a CDS encoding MFS transporter gives MAQSTAALAPRPEAGPGHADRQHARRWLILGVIGLAQLMVVLDATIVNIALPSAQQDLGFSNEARQWVVTAYALAFGSLLLLGGRVADLFGRRLAFLVGLAGFAAVSAIGGAANGIEMLLVARAAQGVFAALLAPAALSLLTTTFTDPKERGKAFGIFGAIAGSGAAIGLLLGGVLTEYLDWRWCMFVNVIFAVLAFAGGAVLLRERPVTGPRPKLDVPGTVAASAGLFALVYGFANAESDSWSSVSVWGFLLAGVAMLAVFVVLQNRSAHPLLPMRVLLDRDRGGSYLAMFLMSVGMFAIFLFLTFYLQLNLGFSPITSGVAFMPMVATLMIGATSATSVLLPRFGARPLVGLGMLTAAVGMVWVSWIDVQSTYLNGVLFPLMIVGLGLGLAMAPAMSVATMNVAAADAGVASATVNTAQQIGGSIGTALLSTLAANATASFTAGKAPTPQLIAEASVHSYTTAFGWSAVIFAAGAVICGLLLRPGVPVHTESSPPAVHM, from the coding sequence ATGGCACAGTCAACCGCCGCGCTCGCGCCAAGACCCGAGGCCGGGCCGGGGCACGCCGACCGGCAGCACGCCCGCCGCTGGCTGATCCTGGGGGTCATCGGGCTGGCCCAGCTGATGGTCGTGCTGGACGCGACCATCGTGAACATCGCGCTGCCCTCGGCCCAGCAGGACCTCGGCTTCAGCAACGAGGCCCGCCAGTGGGTGGTCACCGCCTACGCGCTCGCTTTCGGCAGCCTGCTGCTGCTCGGCGGCCGGGTGGCCGACCTGTTCGGCCGCCGGCTGGCCTTCCTGGTCGGCCTCGCCGGGTTCGCCGCGGTCTCCGCGATCGGCGGGGCGGCGAACGGGATCGAGATGCTGCTGGTCGCGCGGGCCGCGCAGGGCGTGTTCGCCGCGTTGCTCGCACCGGCCGCGCTGTCGCTGCTCACCACCACCTTCACCGATCCCAAGGAACGCGGTAAGGCGTTCGGCATCTTCGGCGCCATCGCGGGCAGCGGTGCGGCGATCGGCCTGCTGCTCGGCGGGGTGCTGACCGAGTACCTGGACTGGCGCTGGTGCATGTTCGTGAACGTCATCTTCGCCGTGCTGGCCTTCGCCGGTGGCGCGGTGCTGCTGCGCGAGCGGCCGGTCACCGGGCCGAGGCCCAAGCTGGACGTGCCCGGCACGGTGGCCGCTTCGGCTGGTCTGTTCGCGCTGGTCTACGGGTTCGCCAACGCCGAGTCCGACTCCTGGTCCTCGGTGTCGGTCTGGGGCTTCCTGCTCGCCGGCGTGGCCATGCTCGCGGTGTTCGTGGTGCTGCAGAACCGTTCCGCGCACCCGCTGCTGCCGATGCGGGTGCTGCTCGACCGCGACCGGGGCGGGTCGTACCTGGCGATGTTCCTGATGAGCGTCGGGATGTTCGCGATCTTCCTGTTCCTGACCTTCTACCTGCAGCTGAACCTCGGCTTCTCGCCGATCACCAGCGGGGTCGCCTTCATGCCGATGGTGGCGACGCTGATGATCGGCGCGACCAGCGCGACCAGTGTGCTGCTGCCGCGGTTCGGGGCACGGCCGTTGGTCGGGCTCGGCATGCTGACCGCGGCGGTCGGCATGGTCTGGGTGAGCTGGATCGACGTGCAAAGCACGTACCTGAACGGCGTGCTGTTCCCGCTGATGATCGTCGGCCTCGGGCTCGGCCTGGCGATGGCGCCGGCGATGAGCGTGGCCACGATGAACGTGGCGGCCGCCGACGCCGGGGTCGCGTCGGCCACGGTGAACACCGCCCAGCAGATCGGCGGCTCGATCGGCACCGCGCTGCTGAGTACGCTGGCCGCGAACGCCACGGCCTCGTTCACCGCCGGTAAAGCGCCCACCCCGCAGCTGATCGCCGAGGCGTCGGTGCACAGCTACACCACCGCGTTCGGCTGGTCCGCGGTGATCTTCGCGGCCGGCGCCGTGATCTGCGGCCTGCTCCTCCGCCCCGGCGTCCCCGTCCACACCGAGTCCTCTCCCCCCGCCGTCCACATGTGA
- a CDS encoding MarC family protein: protein MALQDFFDAKLFMEATITLVVIMDPPGTVPVFLSLTGRKSPAVRAKAARQAVLVSLLVITLFAVAGQAILSYLGIGIPALQGAGGLLLLLIALDLLTGKGSNDPEVAEDVNVALVPLGTPLLAGPGAIAATIVFVRQANGHIGAYVALAAAIIAVHFVLFTCMRYSGVVIRLIKESGITLLAKIAGLLLAAIAVELVADSVRGFIAGT, encoded by the coding sequence TTGGCGCTGCAGGATTTCTTCGACGCCAAGCTGTTCATGGAAGCGACCATCACGCTGGTCGTGATCATGGACCCGCCGGGCACGGTGCCGGTGTTCCTCAGCCTGACCGGGCGCAAGTCGCCCGCGGTGCGGGCCAAGGCGGCTAGGCAGGCAGTGCTGGTCTCGCTGCTGGTGATCACCCTGTTCGCGGTGGCAGGCCAGGCGATCCTGTCCTACCTCGGTATCGGCATCCCGGCCCTGCAGGGGGCCGGCGGGCTGCTCCTGCTGCTGATCGCACTGGACCTGCTGACCGGCAAGGGCAGCAACGACCCGGAGGTCGCCGAGGACGTCAACGTGGCGCTGGTGCCGCTGGGGACCCCGCTGCTCGCCGGGCCGGGTGCGATCGCCGCGACGATCGTGTTCGTGCGCCAGGCGAACGGGCACATCGGCGCCTACGTTGCGCTGGCGGCGGCCATCATCGCGGTGCACTTCGTGCTCTTCACCTGCATGCGCTACTCCGGCGTGGTGATCCGGCTGATCAAGGAAAGCGGAATCACCCTGCTGGCCAAGATCGCCGGTCTGCTGCTCGCTGCGATCGCGGTGGAGC
- a CDS encoding TetR/AcrR family transcriptional regulator, with the protein MTRDTCPAASARPLRRDAERNRRRILDSARQVFGERGLEATLDDIAHHAGLGVGTVYRRFPSKEHLVEAMFAERLDEIGKLAEQALKQVDPWAGLVQFMWQTAEMHTADRGLRQIMLSKEFGHGQVEQARLRLATPITEVFERAQRAGKLRPDVRATDLPMVQQMVGGVAEYTHEVQPELWRRYLSLLLDGLRAQPGAPTDLTQEPLDEDALEEVMCSWRWNRR; encoded by the coding sequence ATGACCCGGGACACATGTCCCGCCGCTTCGGCGCGGCCGTTGCGGCGCGACGCCGAACGCAACCGCCGCCGCATCCTCGACTCCGCCAGGCAGGTCTTCGGCGAACGCGGCCTGGAAGCCACCCTGGACGACATCGCGCACCACGCCGGCCTCGGCGTCGGCACCGTCTACCGCCGGTTCCCCAGCAAGGAACACCTGGTCGAGGCCATGTTCGCGGAGCGGCTGGACGAGATCGGCAAGCTCGCCGAGCAGGCGCTGAAGCAGGTCGACCCGTGGGCGGGCCTGGTCCAGTTCATGTGGCAGACCGCGGAGATGCACACCGCCGACCGCGGGCTCCGGCAGATCATGCTGAGCAAGGAGTTCGGGCACGGCCAGGTGGAGCAGGCCCGCCTCCGGCTGGCCACGCCGATCACCGAGGTCTTCGAGCGGGCGCAGCGGGCCGGCAAGCTCCGGCCGGACGTGCGGGCCACCGACCTGCCGATGGTGCAGCAGATGGTCGGCGGGGTGGCCGAGTACACCCACGAGGTCCAGCCCGAGCTGTGGCGGCGCTACCTCAGCTTGCTGCTCGACGGACTGCGCGCCCAGCCCGGCGCGCCCACCGACCTGACCCAGGAACCGCTGGACGAGGACGCGCTGGAAGAAGTGATGTGCAGCTGGCGGTGGAACCGCCGCTGA
- a CDS encoding magnesium and cobalt transport protein CorA, giving the protein MPAIPSLGGLRGRGNGRPNRAAERPLPVPLSAYVVDCAVYVDGKRLSGRWTHDEAIKEVRRRGDGFVWIGLHEPDEEQIQGIADTFGLHELAVEDAVHAHQRPKLERYDDILFMVLKTVRYVAHESPTTANEIVETGELMAFLGRDFIVTVRHGNHSGLARLRSELDAEPETLRHGPSAVLHAIADHVVDHYLDVTDRLEGDIDDMETLVFAPRSSVTAETIYFMKREVLELRRAVMPLATPLKRLAEGYTRLIPDEVRSYFRDVDDHLTTVSERVVSFDELLTTLVDATLAKITLQQNMDMRKITAWAAIVAVPTAGAGIYGMNFDFMPELHWRFGYPLTVSVILGVCLLLYRIFRKNRWL; this is encoded by the coding sequence ATGCCTGCTATCCCGTCCCTCGGCGGCCTTCGCGGCCGGGGTAACGGCCGCCCGAACCGTGCCGCCGAGCGCCCGTTGCCGGTGCCGCTGTCCGCGTATGTCGTCGACTGCGCGGTCTACGTCGACGGCAAGCGGCTGAGCGGGCGCTGGACGCACGACGAGGCGATCAAGGAGGTCCGGCGCCGGGGTGACGGGTTCGTCTGGATCGGGCTGCACGAGCCGGACGAAGAGCAGATCCAGGGCATCGCGGACACCTTCGGCCTGCACGAGCTGGCCGTCGAGGACGCGGTGCACGCGCACCAGCGGCCCAAGCTGGAGCGGTACGACGACATCCTGTTCATGGTGCTCAAGACCGTCCGGTACGTGGCGCACGAGTCGCCGACCACGGCGAACGAGATCGTGGAGACCGGCGAGCTGATGGCCTTCCTCGGCCGGGACTTCATCGTCACCGTCCGGCACGGGAACCACTCCGGCCTGGCCAGGCTGCGCAGCGAGCTGGACGCCGAGCCGGAGACGCTGCGGCACGGGCCGTCCGCGGTGCTGCACGCCATCGCCGACCACGTGGTGGACCACTACCTGGACGTCACCGACCGGCTGGAAGGCGACATCGACGACATGGAGACGCTGGTGTTCGCGCCGCGCTCCTCGGTGACCGCCGAAACGATCTACTTCATGAAGCGCGAGGTGCTGGAGCTCCGCCGCGCGGTGATGCCGCTGGCCACCCCGCTCAAGCGGCTGGCCGAGGGCTACACCCGGCTGATCCCGGACGAGGTGCGGTCCTACTTCCGCGACGTGGACGACCACCTGACCACGGTGTCCGAGCGCGTGGTGAGCTTCGACGAGCTGCTCACCACGTTGGTGGACGCCACCCTGGCCAAGATCACGCTGCAGCAGAACATGGACATGCGCAAGATCACCGCGTGGGCGGCGATCGTCGCGGTGCCCACCGCGGGGGCCGGGATCTACGGGATGAACTTCGACTTCATGCCGGAACTGCACTGGCGCTTCGGCTACCCGCTCACGGTCAGCGTGATTCTCGGCGTCTGCCTCCTGCTCTACCGAATATTCCGGAAGAACCGATGGCTCTAG
- a CDS encoding acyl--CoA ligase family protein has product MSESSTWFTPLTPLAFLERSAEVFGDKEAIVYGERRVTYREFAAEATRLANALRATGIEPGDRVAYLLPNIPEMLVAHFAVPLSGGVLVAVNTRLAPAEIRHILAHSGAKVLVVDAALHPSVSPVADELDLREIVTVTDPAAGATADPQLGGISYQDLLARGSDEPDNPLRWTVEDERGTISINYTSGTTGLPKGVKYHHRGAYLNSLAEIIHSRHTPESRYLWTLPMFHCNGWCTTWAVTAIGGTHVCLRAVDPAEIWRLLAAERVTHLNGAPTVLVAIAGSEHAHPLDREVVVTTAGAPPSPTVIKRMADLGTRLVHVYGLTETYGPYTVCEAQDGWIGLDLEARSRLQARQGVGMIVADQVRVVDEELRDVPRDGVTMGEVVMRGNNVMAGYFNDPEATEKAFRGGWFHSGDLGVCHPDGYVELRDRAKDIIVSGGENISTIEVEVALDSHPAVLEVAVVGVPDERWGERPKAYVVLRPGESVTVDALLEHVRGQIARYKVPDRVEFVTELPKTSTGKIQKFQLREREWSGRATRVQG; this is encoded by the coding sequence ATGAGCGAGTCGAGCACCTGGTTCACGCCGCTGACGCCGCTGGCCTTTCTGGAACGGTCGGCGGAAGTGTTCGGCGACAAGGAGGCCATCGTCTACGGCGAGCGGCGGGTCACCTACCGCGAGTTCGCCGCCGAGGCCACCCGGCTGGCGAACGCCCTGCGCGCCACCGGGATCGAGCCGGGCGACCGGGTGGCCTACCTGCTGCCGAACATCCCGGAGATGCTGGTCGCGCATTTCGCGGTGCCGCTGTCCGGCGGGGTGCTGGTCGCGGTCAACACGCGGCTCGCCCCGGCCGAGATCCGGCACATCCTGGCGCACTCCGGCGCGAAGGTGCTGGTGGTCGATGCCGCGCTGCATCCCTCGGTCTCGCCGGTCGCCGACGAACTGGACCTGCGGGAGATCGTCACGGTCACCGACCCGGCCGCCGGCGCCACCGCCGACCCGCAGCTCGGCGGCATCTCGTATCAGGACCTGCTCGCCCGCGGCAGCGACGAGCCTGACAACCCACTGCGGTGGACCGTCGAGGACGAGCGCGGCACCATCTCGATCAACTACACCTCGGGCACCACCGGCCTGCCCAAGGGCGTGAAGTACCACCACCGCGGCGCATACCTGAACTCGCTCGCCGAGATCATCCACTCGCGGCACACGCCGGAGTCGCGCTACCTCTGGACGCTGCCGATGTTCCACTGCAACGGCTGGTGCACTACCTGGGCGGTGACCGCGATCGGCGGCACGCACGTCTGCCTGCGCGCGGTTGACCCGGCGGAGATCTGGCGGCTGCTGGCGGCCGAGCGGGTCACCCATCTCAACGGCGCGCCGACGGTGCTGGTCGCGATCGCCGGCTCGGAGCATGCCCACCCGCTGGACCGCGAGGTGGTGGTGACCACCGCGGGCGCCCCGCCGAGCCCGACGGTGATCAAGCGGATGGCCGACCTCGGCACCCGGCTGGTGCACGTCTACGGCCTGACCGAGACCTACGGGCCGTACACGGTCTGCGAGGCGCAGGACGGCTGGATCGGGCTCGACCTCGAGGCCCGCAGCAGGCTGCAGGCCAGGCAGGGGGTCGGCATGATCGTCGCGGACCAGGTGCGGGTGGTGGACGAGGAGCTGCGCGACGTGCCGCGGGACGGGGTCACCATGGGCGAGGTGGTGATGCGCGGCAACAACGTGATGGCCGGGTACTTCAACGACCCCGAAGCCACTGAGAAGGCCTTCCGCGGCGGCTGGTTCCATTCCGGCGACCTCGGCGTCTGCCATCCGGACGGCTACGTCGAGCTGAGGGACAGGGCGAAGGACATCATCGTCTCCGGCGGGGAGAACATCTCCACCATCGAGGTCGAGGTGGCCCTCGACTCGCATCCGGCGGTGCTCGAGGTGGCCGTGGTCGGGGTGCCCGACGAACGGTGGGGCGAGCGGCCCAAGGCGTACGTGGTGCTGCGGCCGGGGGAGTCGGTGACGGTGGACGCGCTGCTGGAGCACGTGCGCGGGCAGATCGCCAGGTACAAGGTGCCGGACCGGGTCGAGTTCGTGACCGAGCTGCCCAAGACCTCCACCGGCAAGATCCAGAAGTTCCAGCTGCGGGAGCGCGAGTGGTCCGGCCGCGCCACCCGTGTGCAGGGCTAG
- a CDS encoding PH domain-containing protein, translating to MFAPRDPDEYLLDTERRVIRIRRHWAYLLWDSFESAALIAVCVMVSYLLPPSLWVVQNILWYAALLIVLRFAYIVMEWWVERLVVTDKRFVMTTGVFTTKVLMMPISKVTDLTYQRTATGRMLGYGTMVVESAGQIQALNKIEYLPQPEEFYDTISELVFGDKQKQAERFSMIKAQRAARGKKMVG from the coding sequence ATGTTCGCACCCCGCGACCCAGACGAGTATCTGCTCGACACCGAGCGGCGGGTCATCCGGATCCGCCGCCACTGGGCGTATCTGCTGTGGGACAGCTTCGAGTCCGCCGCGCTGATCGCGGTCTGCGTGATGGTCTCGTACCTGCTCCCGCCCTCGTTGTGGGTGGTGCAGAACATCCTCTGGTACGCCGCGCTGCTGATCGTGCTCCGCTTCGCGTACATCGTGATGGAGTGGTGGGTCGAGCGACTGGTGGTGACCGACAAGCGCTTCGTGATGACCACCGGGGTGTTCACCACCAAGGTGCTGATGATGCCCATCAGCAAGGTCACCGACCTCACCTACCAGCGCACGGCCACCGGCCGGATGCTCGGGTACGGCACGATGGTGGTGGAGTCCGCCGGTCAGATCCAGGCGCTGAACAAGATCGAGTACCTGCCGCAGCCGGAGGAGTTCTACGACACGATCTCTGAGCTCGTCTTCGGCGACAAGCAGAAGCAGGCCGAGCGGTTCTCGATGATCAAGGCGCAGCGCGCGGCGCGCGGCAAGAAGATGGTCGGCTGA
- a CDS encoding NUDIX hydrolase produces the protein MGRTTRIPVRCVGGIAHDQHGSLLLIRRANDPGRGLWSLPGGRVEEGESDIEAVIREMAEETGLIVIPGTLAGTVVRGPYEIHDYRCTVRGGELRAGDDAAAARWVDAAEYAALDRDGRLVTGLTDCLAGWRLLPG, from the coding sequence ATGGGACGGACCACGCGAATTCCGGTGCGCTGCGTCGGCGGCATAGCGCATGACCAGCACGGCAGCCTGCTGCTCATCAGGCGGGCGAACGATCCCGGCCGGGGCCTGTGGTCACTCCCTGGTGGACGGGTGGAAGAGGGTGAATCGGACATCGAGGCGGTAATCCGGGAAATGGCCGAGGAAACGGGCCTGATAGTGATCCCGGGTACACTTGCCGGCACGGTCGTCCGCGGACCGTATGAAATTCACGACTACCGGTGCACCGTACGTGGCGGAGAGTTACGTGCAGGTGACGACGCGGCAGCGGCCCGCTGGGTGGACGCGGCCGAATATGCCGCGCTGGACCGCGACGGCCGGCTCGTCACCGGGCTCACCGACTGCTTGGCCGGCTGGCGCCTGCTGCCCGGCTAG